In bacterium, the DNA window TTTCTTCAGCCAGTCTTTTCCTGAAGCCGTTATCTCCTTCAGGGCGTCAAGTTCGGCATTATACCCTTTTTTAATCATTCCCCCGTCTTTTACGGATACGGGAGGCGCGTCTTCAATTGATCCCTCTATTAATCCGGTGATATCATCAAAATCAGATATATCATTCTTCGCCCCTTCGGCAAGAACGGAAGAATAAATCTTCAGGTCTTCTTTTATTCCCGGAAGAAGAAGCAACGCGTTTCTGAGGGAGATAAGGTCTCTCCCGTTGGCATAACCGCAGCTTATCCTGCCGAGCGTCCTTTCAACATCTGTCATCTTTTTCAGGCTGTCTGCGATTTTTCTTGTAACGCTCAGGTTAGAAATAAACTCCGTGATGGAATTCTGGCGGTTGAGGATATCGTCTATCCTCACAAGGGGCTGTTTTATCCACTGCGAAAGCAGTCTTGAACCCATTGAAGTGGCCGTCCTGTCAAGCACGGCAAAAAGGGTGCTCTTTTTTTCTCCCCTTGAATTTTCCAGCAATTCAAGGTTTCTCTGCGTCGCCGTATCTATCATCATAAACTCGGACGACGCGTACAGCCTGAATGTCTTAATGTGGTTAAGCTGTTCTTTGAGCTTATCCTGCGCGTAATGGATAGCCGCCCCCGCGGAAGATATGGCGGGAAACATCCCCTTCGCGCCGAAACCGTCAAGCGACTTCACTTCAAGCAGGTCGGCTATCGCGGAATAAGCGGAGGAATAATCAAAAAGCCAGTCTTCAAGGACGGCTTCGGAGATATTCATTTTCTTTCTCACTCTCGAATATTCTTCATCGTCGGCGAGTTTATCGCTGATAATAAGCTCCGAAGGTTTTATTTTTTCAAGTTCGTTGATTACATCTTCGATATAGGAAAACTCGGTCGCCAGAAGCTCCCCCGTGCTGACATCAAGAAAAGACACCCCCCAAACTCCGCCGGCTCTGCATAAAGCGGCAAGGTAATTATTGCTTTTCTCATCAAGCACCGACGCGTTGAGCGCTGTTCCGGGAGTAATGACTTTTACGACTTCCCTTTTGACGATACCTTTCGCCTTCGACGGGTCTTCCATCTGCTCGCATATGGCGACTTTAAACCCCTGCCTGATAAGTTTTGCTATATATGACTCCGCGGCATGATAGGGAATACCGCACATCGGCACGCTGTGGCGCGCGGTCAACGCCAGATTGATAGCTTTTGAAGCCGTCTTGGCGTCGTCATAAAACATCTCATAAAAATCACCGAGCCTGAAAAAAAGGATACAATCGGGATGATCCTTTTTGATCTTCCTGTATTGCTGCATCATCGGCGTCAGGTTGTTATCTTCCGTCATCTGGCTATCATTGCTTCCGGGCTTTTGGGATAATTTTTTTTCAGCATTTTTACATAGGCCTCGGCATTCGATTTTTCTCCGAGGTTTCTAAAGCATTCCGATATCATAAACAGCAGTGTCGAACTGATTTCGCATTTGGGGTTCATATTATATACCCATGTGTAAACATTCAGCGCCTTGCGGTAATCTTTATCAGTAAAATATGAGTCTCCTATTCCCGCCTGGCTCAGAACCGCCATTCCCGAATTCGGGTAAATATCCATCGAAAGCTCAAAAAACATTCTCGCTTTCTCGCCCTTCTGCATTCCCAGACAGCACTGCCCCATCCAGTAATATATTTCGGATTTGACGGAATGGTCTTTTACTTCTTTGGCTTCGCCCTCGTAGATATCAAAAGCTTTCTGGTATTCTTTACGGCTGTAATAGCCTGCCGCCTTTTTAAAATCCGCGGGGCCCGCCGATACCACAGCCGGGAACAATACAGCGAAGACAAAAATTAAATATTTATGTTTTAACATCATTTATCCGTTAATTTTCCGCGAAGGACCGACGAACTTGCCGAACCGGGAACAAAACCGGCTACATCGCCTTTAGCGTGTTTACCGGGCTCGAATAAGGCTATAACATTCTGCCTTGTCCTTCCCGTTGAGATGTTTTTATCTTTTCTGCTCGGGCCTTCGATAAGGACTTCCAGTTTTTTTTCGATAAGTTTTTTATTCTTCCGTACGCTTATTTCATCCTGGAGATCGAGCAGTTCCCTGTTTCTCTCAAGCTTGACTTTAGAAGGGACATCATCATCCAGTTCAGCGGCTTTCGTTCCGCTCCTTGGCGAATATTTAAAAATAAAAGAGCTGTTAAATTCTATCTCCTTAAAAGCTTTTACGGTTTGCCGGAAATCTTGTTCGGTCTCACCCGGAAAACCCACGATTATATCAGTGCTGACTGCAATATCCTTAACATTTTTCCTGAGTTTATCAACAATTTTCAGGTAATCCGCGTAAGTGTAACCCCTGTTCATCAGTTTTAGTATCTTATCAGAACCTGATTGCAAAGGAAAATGTATACTTTCACACACCTTATCAAGCGCCTCGACCGCTCTTATCAGCCTGTCCGAAATATCTTTGGGATGAGAAGTCATAAACCTTATTCTTTCAAGCCCGGATATTTTATCTATCTTTTCAAGAAGCCCCGTGAAATCTATTTTCTCATGAAGCCCCCTGCCGTATGAATTTACATTCTGCCCCAGCAGGCACACTTCCTTATAGCCTGAATCCGAGAGCTCCTTTATTTCATCAATTATTTCAAAAGAAGGCCTGCTTACCTCGTGGCCCCTCACGTAAGGCACAATGCAGTATGAACAGAAATTTTCGCATCCCCTCATCACGTAAACAAAAGCCTTTACGTCATGCATTCTTTTATATACCGCCGGTTCGGTTATTTTTCTCCTGCCGCAAAGGCGCGATATCTGCCGCCTTCCTGCCATCGCTTCGGCTACCAGTTCCGGGATTGCATCTATTTCCCTTGTCCCTACTGTAAAATCCAGGTGTTTGAACCTTCTTAAAAGCTGCTCGCCTCTCTGCTGGGCAAGGCATCCCGCCACGCCTATCACCAGTTTTTTATTCGCGTCTTTCAGTTTTTTGAGAGCGCCTATTTTCCCCAGCGCCTTTTTCTCCGCAAGGTCCCTCACGGTGCATGTGTTAAGGATTATCACATCCGCGTCTTTCTCTGAAGAAACCGTCTCATAACCCAGCTCCGACATCGCCCCCGCCATCGCCTCCGAGTCGAGCTCGTTCATCTGACACCCATAGGTCTTTAAGAAAACTCGAAGACCTATGGGTGTCACTCCGAACTCAGGCGAGCAAAATGTCGAAGCCTTTTTTTGCTGAGAGATTTTGCCGCTGTTTTGAGTTTGGAGCAAACCGCTATCAATATTTATATTTGTACGTTCTTTTTTCATTGTCATTTTTTAAATGTATCTAACAATTTCTGTTTTTGCCATCGTCTTAATTTCTTGATTCTACTCTCCTCCGATACCGCCCTTTTAAAATACCTATACTCTTTAGTATAGACAACTTTAAAAGGCTTCTTTCCGCGCAGGTATTTAGCTCCGCGTTTATTGTCCTTATGCTCCTTAATCCTTTTTTCTAAATCATTCGTATACCCGGTATAATATGTCCCGTCTTGACATTCAAGTATATAAACATAAAACAGCTGTTTGCGAACAAATTTTTTCTTCATGCCTTCACTTTATATGCCTGAATGTCATGCCGAATCCTGATGAGAAAAATATCGAATACTTTTCCGCACATACCGCAGGGTCAGACCCGGAAAACGGAAAACACACCGTCGACCCTCTTCCTTAAACGTTTATCCTCATTTAATAAGCCGACAACCATCTTATTTATCTTACCTACAGCTGAATCACTTATATCAAAACGGCTTCCAATTTCTTTATTAGTTAAAGCGGTTATGTTTTTAGCAATATAGATAGCGATCTTACGTGTGTTCGATTGGCTGTTTTTTTTAGCAAATACAGTCTCTTCAGTCTCATTAAAAACCTTAGCAACAGTATTTACTATATCATCAATTGATACGGTTGACTGAAGTTTTTTCTTATGAGCAAAATCGCCTGATTCTATCTCAGGCCTAAATTCATTCAGCTTATCTTTAATAAAGTCTTTGGTCCCCAGAAAAAAACTAGCGTAAACCTTATCAAGCAAAGCATTATTCTTGCCTATCTCGCTTAAAACAAAATCCTTATAATCAGTCGGTTTCATACCTAAATAGCTGTTAAGCTCGGGATAATCGATATACTTATCAGTTTTAGGCTTTATGAATCCTTTGAAGCTAGACCATCGGTATTTTTGAGGTAAATCTACCATTTTAGCTCTTACCGGGTTAAGATGTATATAGCGGGTAAGTTCCATAAAATAGTTATCTTCATCAACTAATAATGATTTATACCTACCTTGAAATAAGTGGCCAGTCTTATTGTGCTTTTTGTTGTAATATACTGTATAAGCAGTATTAAGATACTGCATTATCTTTGACAAATTAGGCTGTAATATTTCAATAAATAAATGGTAATGGTTAGACATTAAACAGTAAGCGTAAAGATTAAACTTATATTTGTCCTTGGCTTGTAAAAGATACTCGAGGAATTTCTCAAAGTCATAATCACTTAGGAATACATTCTTGCGATCATTTCCCCGGCTGGTTATATGATAAAAGCAGTTTTCGGCCTGTAAGCGACAAGGTCTAGCCATGCAGAAATTTTAATGCTTTTTAAGTTGGTTGTCAACTATTTTCCGTTTTCCGGGTCTGACCCTATATTCCCTATTCCCTATATTCCTAAGCTCTCTTTCCCAATCTCCTCAATTAATGTCCCGAGCCGCTGTCTGGGTTTGGCATGATGTTTATAAAATTTCACAACTTTTTCCACAATATGCAAAACCTCATCTTCGGTATAAACTTTATCACTCTTAATACCGGCTTTAGGTTCTCTGCCTCCGCAACCTCCAACATAGACTATATAGCCAATCTCTTTTGTGACGCTATCAAGCTGGCCATGCACCCCTATTTCGGTGGCTTGGGGCCGAGTGCAGGCATTAGGGCAGCCGGAGATAGCTATTTTGAATTTATGAGGCAAGTCTAAACCACTCTTCAAGCCCAATTCTTTTTCAATTCTAGAGGCTAGAGAAAACGTATTTATAAGTCCTTGTTTACACCAGTTATTGCCGGGACATACTGTGGTAGCCCTGAGCCGGGGACCGCACGCACCCACACTGATACCTGCGAATACAGCTTCTTTTTCAATTTTAGGTATATCCTCATATTTAATGAACGGTATCTCAAGCCCCTGCCGCGTCGTGGCATGCACAATCCCCTTGCCGTATTTTCGCGATATTTCACCCAAGGTCGTAAGTTGTGCGGCGGAAAATACGCCGGTTGACGGCATTATAACCCTTAAAACAAAGAATCCCTCCTGTTTTTGTTTTAAGAAGCCGCGTTTTTTCAAATTATCGTAATCGATATTTTCCGGCGTCATTTTATAACCCTCCTAAATGCCGCATCGGCGGCCCTTACGGTGTCTTCGATATCCTTTTTAGTATGCGCGAACGAAAGAAAGTTTGCCTCAAACTCGGAAGGCGCCAGATACACGCCTCTTTCCAGCATTGTCTTATAGAAGAGCTTGAATTTGTTCTTTTTTGCAAACTTCAGGCTGAACATGCTACCATACGAATCTATTATTAAAGCTATTTTATATTTTACCGACATCCTCCAAATATCAAAAACAAGCTGTTTCGTAATATTCTCCAGCGTTGTGTAATCATCCTTTTGTTCTTTCAGCGCCGTTAGGGTGGCAAACCCTGACGCCGCTACGATGGGGTTGCCTGCAAACGTCGACGCCTGATATACGTTACCGGACGGCGCAAGATGTTTCATGATAGCTGCGTTGCCCCCATACGCGCCTATCGGAAGGCCGCCGCCTATAATCTTGCCCAGCACGATGAGATCCGGGATAATACAGAAACGCTGAGCAACTGAACCGAATCCGAAACGAAAACCGGTAATGACTTCATCGAATATTAATAAAGCCTTGTATTTCACAGTCAGCTGTCTTAATCTTTTTAAGAAATCTATATCAGGCGGTAAAACACCGTAATTGCCACCGACCGGCTCGGCCAATATAGCAGCGATCTCGCGGCCGTGCTTTTTAAATACATGCTCAACGGCTTCGGTATCATTTAATGAAACTATTATCGTATGTTTTATAAAATCTTTTGGGATGCCGGCACTCGATGAAATCCCGAGGGTCGCGAGCCCTGAACCGCTTTTTGTAAGCAGGTAATCTGCGTGGCCATGATATGCGCCCTCAAATTTTATTATCTTATCTCTTCTTGTATAGCCTCGGGCCAGCCTTACCGCGCCCATCACGGCTTCAGTGCCGGAATTGACAAATCTTAACCTTTCGGCAAACGGTATCGCCTTTCGGATCAATTTCGCTAATTCTACTTCTTTTATATTAGTCGCGCCAAAGCTCAAACCGTTATGGGCAGCATCCTTGACCGCATTCACAACGCCAGGAAATGCATGGCCCAGGATAAGGCTTCCCCACGACAGCACATAATCGATATACGCATTGCCGTCATGATCGTAAACTTTTGAACCATGGCCCTTTTTTATTATAAGCGGATCACAACCTACATAATGAAAAGCGCGCACGGGACTATCGACGCCGTTCACTAGATATTTTTGAGCCTCATCAAATAATTTAGAATTTATCGTTCTTTTAGCCATCGCGCAATGTCCTTCGCATGATAGGTAATAATTAGATCCGCACCGGCACGTCTGATTGAAGTTATTATCTCAAATACTATTTTCTTCTCATTCCACAATCCAAACTTTGCCCCGTTTTTAACAAAAGCATATTCACCGCTTACGTTATAGGCAGCGAGCTTTGTTCTAAATCTCTCCCTTGCTCTATAGATTATGTCAAGATACGCCAAAGCAGGTTTAACCATAACGATGTCGGCGCCCTCTTTTATATCATCCGCTATTTCAGTGAGAGCTTTTTCGGCATCCTTATAATCGAGCTGATAACCACTCCTGTCGCCGAATTTAGGGAACGAGCCTGCCGCGTTCCTGAAAGGGCCGTAAAAGGATGATGCGAACTTCGCTGAATACCCCATTATCTTAGTATTCTTAAAACCGTGGGCATCCAATGCTTTTCTTATAACGGATACCTGAGCCTTTGCCATGGCCGAAGGCGCAACATAATCCGCACCGGCTTCAGCGTGCGACAGTGCCATCCTGGAAAGCACATCAAGAGTAGCTTTGTGAGCGATTGACTTTTGTCCCGGCCTGACGATACCGCAATGTCCATGGGACGTATATGCGCAAAGACATACATCCGTCATTGCAATGAGGCCGGGGACTTCGCGCTTTAAATTTCTTACAGTACTGACAACCGCGCTGTCCTTTTTATAAGCACCAGTTCCATCACTGTCTTTTTTATCCGGCACACCGAATAAAAGAACAGCTCTTATACCTTGTTTCTTTATCTCTCTGGCCTCCCGAACAACGGTATCAGGAGAGAACCTGTAAATACCAGGCATGGAAGATATCTCCTCCCTTATATCTTTGCCATTCTTTATAAATAAAGGATATACGAGATCTTTCGCATTTATGGCAACACTGTTATATTTTCGCATAATTTATTACCTCACCTACGATCAGAACGGCCGGTGGTTTCACTTTTTGCCTTGCTGTCTCTTTTACAATGGTCCCTATCGTCGCTTTAACGATCCTTGCCGACTTCATGGTTGCCCGTTCAATGAACGCACATGGAGTTACGTCAGGAAGTCTGCTTTTCCTTAGCGCCTTTACTATATTTCTGATATTGGCTACACCCATTAGATATATAAGCGTAGGGCAATCCGGCGCGTCGATCTCGGCGTCCGGGTCCTCTTTGCGTCCTGTCAATACGGCAAATGATTGTATTTTGTTCTTTACGGTAAGCGGTATGCCAAATGATTCAGGGCCCGCTATGGCTGACGTTATCCCCGGAATCACTTCTGTCGGAACACCGCGCGCCGATAAATATCTCTCTTCTTCAAAACCGCGGCTGAAGACAGCCGGATCGCCTCCTTTAAGGCGTACAACATATCTGTATCTGCCAAAATTATCATAAAGCAGTTTGTTTATTTCGTCCTGTTCCTTAAGATGTAGGCCATCCGTTTTCCCGACGCATATTTTTTTAGCTCCCTTTTTAACATGTTTCAAAAGCGCAGGACTCGACAAAAAGTCATAGAGTACGCAGTCAGCCTTTTTAAGCGTCTTGAACGCTTTTACGCTGATAAGTTCCGGATCACCTGGTCCGGCACCGACAATATATACTTTTCCCATTTTAATTTTCATTTATACTCCTGAAAATACTTAACAAATCCTGCCTATCACTCCTGATTTGAACGGCGAGACATCCCTGTAAAGGGTGTGGTTCCATAATCTCCTTCGGTATGATCTTGGTTATTCTGTGCTCAAGATTAAGCCTAATCAGGGCAGCGTGCGCTACTATAATGGCATCGAATCTCCCATCATCTAACTGCTTCAGTCTTTCATCGATGTTGCCGCGTATATCTTTCACAACAAGGTCGGGCCTGAAACCGGTCAAAGCAACTTTGCGCTTGCGGCTGCTGGTGCCCACAATTGCGCCGCTCTTTAAATTTCTTAGAGAAAAGTTATCTCTGGACACCAGGCATTCGAAAGGACTTATCGATGATGTTATGGCCGCTATGACAAGCCCCGCGGGCATGTCAATCTCGATGTCCTTGGCGCTGTGTATTGCTATGTCTATAGATTTACCCAACAGGGCCGACTCTATTTCACGGGTAAAGAAATCGGTCTCTTGCTCGTTCCATAGAGAAGAAACTTTATCCTTATCCCCCCGCGTACGGATAACAGCCGTCTCAAGACTGATACTCGGCAGGCGCTTCTGTATC includes these proteins:
- the mutS gene encoding DNA mismatch repair protein MutS → MTEDNNLTPMMQQYRKIKKDHPDCILFFRLGDFYEMFYDDAKTASKAINLALTARHSVPMCGIPYHAAESYIAKLIRQGFKVAICEQMEDPSKAKGIVKREVVKVITPGTALNASVLDEKSNNYLAALCRAGGVWGVSFLDVSTGELLATEFSYIEDVINELEKIKPSELIISDKLADDEEYSRVRKKMNISEAVLEDWLFDYSSAYSAIADLLEVKSLDGFGAKGMFPAISSAGAAIHYAQDKLKEQLNHIKTFRLYASSEFMMIDTATQRNLELLENSRGEKKSTLFAVLDRTATSMGSRLLSQWIKQPLVRIDDILNRQNSITEFISNLSVTRKIADSLKKMTDVERTLGRISCGYANGRDLISLRNALLLLPGIKEDLKIYSSVLAEGAKNDISDFDDITGLIEGSIEDAPPVSVKDGGMIKKGYNAELDALKEITASGKDWLKKLQEEEIKKTGIKSLKVRYNKVFGYYIEITKSNLDMAPENYIRKQTLVNSERFITPELKEHETKVLNAQDKMKELEYSLFLGIKDKIVNEAARIKKASSAVALLDLLSSMALLAVENNYTCPAINEDDIIEIKAGRHPVLENILIGEKFIPNDVYLDNSENQVLIITGPNMAGKSTYIRQTALVVLMAQMGIYIPADRAVIGTTDRIFTRVGASDELSKGQSTFMVEMIETANILNNATSKSLVILDEIGRGTSTFDGISIAWAVAEFLHNSRKAHAKTLFATHYHELTELEELLPGIKNYNIAVKEWNDEIHFVRKIVRGGTDKSYGIHVARLAGLPRQVISRAKEILEVLEENARENITIQKSRAGKVTDAGQMNLFLGGKHPVEEELEKIDIENMTPIQGLLKLKELKEKFNDTDTQ
- a CDS encoding tetratricopeptide repeat protein, with translation MMLKHKYLIFVFAVLFPAVVSAGPADFKKAAGYYSRKEYQKAFDIYEGEAKEVKDHSVKSEIYYWMGQCCLGMQKGEKARMFFELSMDIYPNSGMAVLSQAGIGDSYFTDKDYRKALNVYTWVYNMNPKCEISSTLLFMISECFRNLGEKSNAEAYVKMLKKNYPKSPEAMIAR
- the miaB gene encoding tRNA (N6-isopentenyl adenosine(37)-C2)-methylthiotransferase MiaB, producing MKKERTNINIDSGLLQTQNSGKISQQKKASTFCSPEFGVTPIGLRVFLKTYGCQMNELDSEAMAGAMSELGYETVSSEKDADVIILNTCTVRDLAEKKALGKIGALKKLKDANKKLVIGVAGCLAQQRGEQLLRRFKHLDFTVGTREIDAIPELVAEAMAGRRQISRLCGRRKITEPAVYKRMHDVKAFVYVMRGCENFCSYCIVPYVRGHEVSRPSFEIIDEIKELSDSGYKEVCLLGQNVNSYGRGLHEKIDFTGLLEKIDKISGLERIRFMTSHPKDISDRLIRAVEALDKVCESIHFPLQSGSDKILKLMNRGYTYADYLKIVDKLRKNVKDIAVSTDIIVGFPGETEQDFRQTVKAFKEIEFNSSFIFKYSPRSGTKAAELDDDVPSKVKLERNRELLDLQDEISVRKNKKLIEKKLEVLIEGPSRKDKNISTGRTRQNVIALFEPGKHAKGDVAGFVPGSASSSVLRGKLTDK
- a CDS encoding GIY-YIG nuclease family protein, which codes for MKKKFVRKQLFYVYILECQDGTYYTGYTNDLEKRIKEHKDNKRGAKYLRGKKPFKVVYTKEYRYFKRAVSEESRIKKLRRWQKQKLLDTFKK
- a CDS encoding transposase; translation: MARPCRLQAENCFYHITSRGNDRKNVFLSDYDFEKFLEYLLQAKDKYKFNLYAYCLMSNHYHLFIEILQPNLSKIMQYLNTAYTVYYNKKHNKTGHLFQGRYKSLLVDEDNYFMELTRYIHLNPVRAKMVDLPQKYRWSSFKGFIKPKTDKYIDYPELNSYLGMKPTDYKDFVLSEIGKNNALLDKVYASFFLGTKDFIKDKLNEFRPEIESGDFAHKKKLQSTVSIDDIVNTVAKVFNETEETVFAKKNSQSNTRKIAIYIAKNITALTNKEIGSRFDISDSAVGKINKMVVGLLNEDKRLRKRVDGVFSVFRV
- a CDS encoding glutamate-1-semialdehyde 2,1-aminomutase, whose protein sequence is MAKRTINSKLFDEAQKYLVNGVDSPVRAFHYVGCDPLIIKKGHGSKVYDHDGNAYIDYVLSWGSLILGHAFPGVVNAVKDAAHNGLSFGATNIKEVELAKLIRKAIPFAERLRFVNSGTEAVMGAVRLARGYTRRDKIIKFEGAYHGHADYLLTKSGSGLATLGISSSAGIPKDFIKHTIIVSLNDTEAVEHVFKKHGREIAAILAEPVGGNYGVLPPDIDFLKRLRQLTVKYKALLIFDEVITGFRFGFGSVAQRFCIIPDLIVLGKIIGGGLPIGAYGGNAAIMKHLAPSGNVYQASTFAGNPIVAASGFATLTALKEQKDDYTTLENITKQLVFDIWRMSVKYKIALIIDSYGSMFSLKFAKKNKFKLFYKTMLERGVYLAPSEFEANFLSFAHTKKDIEDTVRAADAAFRRVIK
- the hemB gene encoding porphobilinogen synthase, which translates into the protein MRKYNSVAINAKDLVYPLFIKNGKDIREEISSMPGIYRFSPDTVVREAREIKKQGIRAVLLFGVPDKKDSDGTGAYKKDSAVVSTVRNLKREVPGLIAMTDVCLCAYTSHGHCGIVRPGQKSIAHKATLDVLSRMALSHAEAGADYVAPSAMAKAQVSVIRKALDAHGFKNTKIMGYSAKFASSFYGPFRNAAGSFPKFGDRSGYQLDYKDAEKALTEIADDIKEGADIVMVKPALAYLDIIYRARERFRTKLAAYNVSGEYAFVKNGAKFGLWNEKKIVFEIITSIRRAGADLIITYHAKDIARWLKER
- the cobA gene encoding uroporphyrinogen-III C-methyltransferase, translating into MKIKMGKVYIVGAGPGDPELISVKAFKTLKKADCVLYDFLSSPALLKHVKKGAKKICVGKTDGLHLKEQDEINKLLYDNFGRYRYVVRLKGGDPAVFSRGFEEERYLSARGVPTEVIPGITSAIAGPESFGIPLTVKNKIQSFAVLTGRKEDPDAEIDAPDCPTLIYLMGVANIRNIVKALRKSRLPDVTPCAFIERATMKSARIVKATIGTIVKETARQKVKPPAVLIVGEVINYAKI
- the hemC gene encoding hydroxymethylbilane synthase — protein: MHTYKAGTRPSPLALKQVEEIQKRLPSISLETAVIRTRGDKDKVSSLWNEQETDFFTREIESALLGKSIDIAIHSAKDIEIDMPAGLVIAAITSSISPFECLVSRDNFSLRNLKSGAIVGTSSRKRKVALTGFRPDLVVKDIRGNIDERLKQLDDGRFDAIIVAHAALIRLNLEHRITKIIPKEIMEPHPLQGCLAVQIRSDRQDLLSIFRSINEN